In the Profundibacter amoris genome, TGGATCTGGTGGCGACTGAGCAGGCCGAAGGGCACAAGCTGCTGGCCAGTCTGGGGCCGGAACCGCTGGGTAACAGCTTTGACGAAGCCTATTTGCTGGAGCGGCTAAAGGGCCGGAACACCCCGATCAAAACCGCGCTTCTGGATCAGAAAATCGTGTCGGGGCTGGGCAATATCTATGTCTGCGAAGTGCTGCTGCGAACCGGAATTTCCCCGACGCGCAAGGCGGGGCAACTATCGGCACCACGGGTGCGATCCCTGGTTCCCGCCATTCGCGATGTGTTGTTTGAGGCCATCGATTCGGGCGGATCATCGCTCAAGGACTATCGTCAGGCGGATGGCGAACTGGGATATTTTCAACACAGCTTTCGCGCCTACGGACGCGAGGGGGAACCCTGTCTAACCAAGGGCTGTAACGGTAAAATCCGGCGAATCACGCAGGGGGGACGCTCAACTTTCTATTGTGCGCAATGCCAAAGATAACTTGAACCCTTGGTCAGAAATGCTAGGGAATCGTTCCCAACAGAAACAAATTGGCATGATTCCATGGCTTACGAGACCCTAATCGTCGAAACCGAAGACCACGTTGCCCTTATCAAACTGAACCGGCCCGAGGCGCTGAACGCGCTGAACTCCCAACTGCTGGGGGAATTGGCCGAGGCGTTGAAAGCGGCGGAAGAAAACGAAAAGGTGCGCTGCGTTGTCATCACCGGATCGGAAAAGGCATTTGCCGCCGGGGCCGACATCAAGGAAATGGCCGACAAAAGCTTTGTCGACATGTTCATGTCCGATTTCTTTGGCACCGAAACAGAACAGTTGCTGAAAATGCGCAAACCCGTGATTGCCGCAGTGGCCGGCTATGCGCTGGGCGGTGGCTGCGAACTGGCGATGATGTGCGATTTTATTATTGCGGCGGACAACGCAAAATTCGGCCAGCCCGAAATCAATCTGGGTGTGGTGGCCGGTATTGGCGGCACCCAGCGTTTGACGCGGTTTGTGGGTAAATCCAAATCCATGGAAATGCACCTGACAGGCCGTTTCATGGACGCGGACGAGGCCGAGCGTTCTGGTCTGGTCAGCCGCGTTGTGCCAGCGAAAAAGCTGATGGACGAGGCAATGGCCGCAGCACAAAAGATCGCTGAAAAATCCCTGCTGACGACGATGGCCGTCAAAGAGGCCGTGAACCGGTCCTATGAAATGACCCTGCGCGAAGGGCTGCTGTTTGAGCGCCGCCTGTTCCATTCGCTGTTTGCCACCGAAGATCAGTCAGAAGGCATGAACGCCTTTCTGGAAAAACGCGAGGCACAGTTTCGCGGTAAATAAAGCGGGTTGAAATTTGGCCTTTCAATTCGGGTGATTCTATCCTATTAGGCCGCGATACATGCGTGAGAGGCCCGCTTTGGCCGGAACGACCGGTTATAAACCCGGACGGGGCCTTTTTGCGCGAACGAAATAGTAAACTGACCCCTGAAAGGGAAACCGACACATGGCAAATTCGCCCCAAGCAAAGAAACGCGCCCGCCAGAACGAGCGCCGTTATGAAATCAACAAAGCCCGCCGTACACGCGTTCGCACCTTCCTGCGCAAAGTAGAAGAAGCCATCGAAAGCGGCGACAAAGATGCAGCGCAGGCTGCCCTTCGTGCGGTACAGCCGGAACTGATGCGCGGCGTATCGCGCGGCATTTTCCACAAGAACACAGTTGCGCGCAAAATGTCGCGCCTGTCTGCCCGGGTCAAAGCGCTGGGCTAATCTGCTGATTCTCGAAAAATGAAAGGACGCAAGCCTAGGGTTTGCGTCCTTTTGTGTTTTCCAAAGGACACTGTTTCACCGGATTTATTGGAAAAAATATCACCTCGACAGATTCGATTTAACAATCTTTGAGTCAAGATCGAAGTTCTGTTGCGTGGTCCCGTTTGACCTTGCTAGCTTAC is a window encoding:
- a CDS encoding enoyl-CoA hydratase, producing MAYETLIVETEDHVALIKLNRPEALNALNSQLLGELAEALKAAEENEKVRCVVITGSEKAFAAGADIKEMADKSFVDMFMSDFFGTETEQLLKMRKPVIAAVAGYALGGGCELAMMCDFIIAADNAKFGQPEINLGVVAGIGGTQRLTRFVGKSKSMEMHLTGRFMDADEAERSGLVSRVVPAKKLMDEAMAAAQKIAEKSLLTTMAVKEAVNRSYEMTLREGLLFERRLFHSLFATEDQSEGMNAFLEKREAQFRGK
- the mutM gene encoding bifunctional DNA-formamidopyrimidine glycosylase/DNA-(apurinic or apyrimidinic site) lyase, with protein sequence MPELPEVETVRRGLIPVMEGKQIIRAQVRRPDLRWPFPDGMEQRLTGKRVERLRRRSKYILADLDSGETLLIHLGMSGRMLISKGDHPDIQKHDHVVFHMQDDARVVFNDTRRFGAMDLVATEQAEGHKLLASLGPEPLGNSFDEAYLLERLKGRNTPIKTALLDQKIVSGLGNIYVCEVLLRTGISPTRKAGQLSAPRVRSLVPAIRDVLFEAIDSGGSSLKDYRQADGELGYFQHSFRAYGREGEPCLTKGCNGKIRRITQGGRSTFYCAQCQR
- the rpsT gene encoding 30S ribosomal protein S20 encodes the protein MANSPQAKKRARQNERRYEINKARRTRVRTFLRKVEEAIESGDKDAAQAALRAVQPELMRGVSRGIFHKNTVARKMSRLSARVKALG